The following proteins are co-located in the Poecile atricapillus isolate bPoeAtr1 chromosome 2, bPoeAtr1.hap1, whole genome shotgun sequence genome:
- the NPBWR1 gene encoding neuropeptides B/W receptor type 1, translated as MENSSLPEINSSCADYTGMGDGSLNMSTTPLSPRYYITVPIIYSVICAVGLTGNTAVIYVILKAPKMRTVTNIFILNLAIADELFTLVLPINIADYLLLQWPFGELMCKLIISIDQYNTFSSIYFLTVMSIDRYLVVVATTESRKVSYRTYRAAKIVSLCVWSFVTVIILPFTVFAKIHKEQGRSQCVFVFPHPESVWWKGSRIYTLILGFVIPVSTICTLYTTMLCRLRHLQLHCNAKALDKAKKKVTLMVVAILGVCLFCWTPFHLSTVVALITDIPQTPLVIGISYFITSLSYANSCFNPFLYAFLDDSFRRSFRKLIDRRSTS; from the coding sequence ATGGAGAACTCCTCCCTCCCTGAAATCAATTCCTCATGTGCAGACTACACTGGGATGGGAGATGGGAGTCTGAATATGTCCACTACTCCACTAAGCCCCAGGTACTACATCACAGTGCCTATCATCTACTCAGTCATCTGTGCCGTGGGGCTGACAGGCAACACTGCTGTCATCTATGTAATCCTCAAAGCACCAAAGATGAGAACAGTCACCAACATCTTCATCCTCAACCTGGCCATTGCTGATGAGCTCTTCACCTTGGTGCTGCCCATCAACATTGCTGACtatctgctgctgcagtggcccTTTGGGGAGTTGATGTGCAAGCTCATCATCTCTATAGACCAATACAACACTTTCTCCAGCATCTACTTCCTCACTGTCATGAGCATTGACCGCTACCTCGTTGTGGTGGCCACCACCGAGTCCAGGAAGGTGTCCTATCGCACTTACCGAGCAGCCAAGATTGTGAGCCTCTGCGTCTGGTCCTTTGTCACCGTCATCATCCTGCCCTTCACCGTCTTCGCTAAGATACACAAGGAGCAGGGGCGCTCCCAGTGCGTCTTTGTGTTCCCCCACCCCGAGAGTGTGTGGTGGAAAGGCAGCCGGATCTACACCCTCATTTTAGGCTTTGTCATCCCAGTGTCCACCATCTGCACCCTGTACACCACCATGCTGTGCAGATTGAGACATTTGCAGCTCCACTGCAACGCAAAAGCTCTGgacaaagccaaaaaaaaggTGACACTAATGGTGGTCGCTAtcctgggtgtgtgcctgttCTGCTGGACACCCTTTCACCTTAGCACAGTGGTGGCCCTCATCACGGACATCCCACAAACTCCACTCGTCATTGGCATTTCCTATTTCATCACCAGCCTAAGCTATGCCAACAGCTGCTTCAACCCTTTCCTGTATGCCTTTCTGGATGACAGCTTCCGGAGGAGCTTTCGCAAACTGATAGATCGCAGAAGCACCTCATAA